A genome region from Erigeron canadensis isolate Cc75 chromosome 3, C_canadensis_v1, whole genome shotgun sequence includes the following:
- the LOC122593270 gene encoding purple acid phosphatase 2-like, with the protein MDEPGSSTVLYWPQNSTQKDQAVGQYSSYKYYNYTSGYIHHCTLESLEFNTTYYYEVGIGHTTRTFWFVTPPEIGPDVPYTFGIIGDLGQTYDSNTTLTHYEMNPVKGETVLYVGDLSYADHYTYHDNRRWDSWGRFVERSVAYQPWIWTAGNHELDYGPSFGEKVPFKPFLHRYSIPFEASNSTEPLWYSIKRASAHIIVLSSYSAYGTYTPQYMWLMDELPKVNRSETPWLIVLMHSPWYNSNTYHYMEGETMRVMFEPWFVEHKVDVVFAGHVHAYERSERISNIAYNIVNGECTPVHDQNAPVYITIGDGGNIEGLATLMTEPQPKYSAFREASFGHATIEIKNRTHAYYSWHRNADGYAVKSDSMTFFNRYWYPKNESMIQT; encoded by the exons ATGGATGAACCGGGTTCAAGCACAGTCCTTTACTGGCCTCAAAACAGCACCCAAAAGGACCAAGCTGTAGGCCAATATTCAAGTTACAAGTACTACAATTACACTTCTGGTTACATTCATCATTGCACCCTTGAGAGCTTAGAG TTTAATACGACGTACTACTATGAAGTTGGAATTGGTCATACTACTAGGACATTTTGGTTTGTAACCCCCCCTGAGATCGGCCCTGATGTGCCCTATACCTTTGGGATAATCG GGGATCTGGGTCAAACGTATGATTCCAATACTACGCTTACACATTATGAAATGAACCCGGTGAAAGGGGAGACAGTGTTGTATGTTGGTGACTTGTCTTATGCCGATCATTATACATACCATGATAATCGTAGGTGGGATAGTTGGGGCAGGTTCGTTGAAAGGAGTGTTGCTTATCAACCTTGGATTTGGACTGCTGGAAATCATGAACTCGATTATGGTCCTTCCTTT GGTGAAAAGGTACCATTTAAGCCTTTTCTTCACCGATATAGCATCCCCTTTGAAGCATCAAATAGCACAGAACCCCTTTGGTACTCAATAAAGAGAGCATCAGCACATATCATTGTATTGTCTTCCTATTCAGCATATG GAACATACACTCCTCAATATATGTGGCTTATGGATGAGCTACCAAAGGTTAATAGAAGTGAAACACCATGGTTGATTGTTCTTATGCATTCACCTTGGTACAATAGCAACACGTACCATTACATGGAAGGCGAGACCATGCGCGTTATGTTTGAGCCATGGTTTGTTGAGCACAAGGTTGATGTTGTGTTTGCAGGTCATGTTCATGCTTATGAACGCTCG GAGCGTATATCAAACATTGCATATAACATTGTGAATGGGGAATGCACTCCTGTCCATGACCAAAATGCCCCTGTTTACATCACTATTGGGGATGGAGGCAACATTGAAGGCTTGGCAACCCT CATGACAGAGCCACAACCAAAATATTCAGCATTCAGAGAAGCGAGTTTTGGTCACGCGACAATAGAGATCAAAAATCGAACACATGCTTATTATAGTTGGCATCGAAATGCTGATGGATATGCAGTTAAATCAGATTCTATGACGTTTTTCAACAGATATTGGTACCCAAAGAATGAATCCATGATCCAAACTTAA